The proteins below are encoded in one region of Ferroplasma acidiphilum:
- a CDS encoding amidohydrolase, with protein sequence MEKYVIVDRYFDGYKWENNSTIFKVKNGIIAEKYTANKQDMENIMESGNEVLDLRGKFVTPGLIDSHDHFMLTSLKLKYQVDFSGVRSFEDFRRVLEENRNKIVHGWFQGYGINEYNMKEKRLPDIKIIDEIMGNTPVFITQMTEHYGICNSRSLEIAGIDRNTADPANGKLGRNSDGNPDGVLYEANAMDMVKSRIPEYTLDDYIEAIISGSEMYRKAGLSTVKDIGGTGNDVNEETRICALNRISKEGNHKIRIAVALPVYSLKDVSRKIELASILEENQHIMFAGFKMFLDGSILSRTAWMKHSYVGSKGNMGIPLWDIKNFREGLKQLSATGHHISIHTIGDRAIETALDSIEKLKSSGIASAYALVHCYKLEEKTIEKIKKLDVGVETQLAFVYFIGDSLSDNIGLDQSKCLFPAKTMVEKGIRVSNGSDSPVTPFDPLYGIYSSVFRKTLTGKNSSVYSNNESLTIEETVKTYTSESAAVIGWNETGSLETGKFSDFTVWDPDPATAGKNIEDYLHINLKSITL encoded by the coding sequence ATGGAAAAATATGTTATAGTGGACAGATACTTTGATGGATATAAATGGGAGAATAATTCCACAATTTTTAAGGTTAAAAACGGGATTATAGCAGAAAAATATACTGCAAATAAGCAGGATATGGAAAACATCATGGAGAGTGGCAACGAAGTTCTGGATTTGCGTGGAAAATTTGTTACTCCAGGGTTAATAGACTCCCATGACCATTTTATGCTCACATCCCTGAAATTGAAATACCAGGTAGATTTCTCAGGTGTGCGCTCATTTGAAGATTTTCGGAGGGTGCTGGAGGAGAACAGAAACAAAATCGTACACGGATGGTTTCAGGGGTATGGCATTAATGAGTACAACATGAAAGAAAAGAGGTTGCCAGATATAAAAATTATTGACGAAATTATGGGAAACACACCGGTATTTATAACACAGATGACAGAACATTACGGCATCTGCAATTCCCGGTCCCTTGAAATAGCGGGAATAGATAGGAATACGGCAGACCCTGCAAACGGCAAACTTGGAAGAAATTCAGATGGAAATCCTGACGGGGTACTCTATGAGGCCAATGCAATGGACATGGTCAAGAGCAGAATTCCCGAATATACCTTAGATGATTATATTGAAGCAATAATATCCGGGTCTGAAATGTACAGAAAAGCCGGGCTTTCAACGGTAAAGGATATTGGTGGAACAGGAAACGATGTTAACGAAGAAACCAGAATCTGTGCTTTAAACCGGATAAGCAAAGAGGGAAACCATAAAATAAGAATTGCAGTGGCACTGCCTGTTTACTCGCTAAAGGATGTCAGCAGAAAAATTGAGCTGGCTAGCATATTGGAGGAAAATCAGCATATCATGTTTGCAGGGTTCAAGATGTTCCTTGATGGAAGCATATTATCCAGAACTGCGTGGATGAAGCATAGCTATGTGGGCAGCAAAGGCAATATGGGCATCCCCCTGTGGGACATTAAAAATTTCAGGGAAGGCCTCAAACAGCTTTCGGCTACCGGCCACCACATAAGCATACATACAATTGGAGACCGTGCTATTGAAACTGCACTGGATTCTATTGAGAAATTAAAAAGCTCCGGCATTGCATCCGCATATGCCCTGGTACACTGCTACAAGCTTGAGGAGAAAACAATAGAGAAAATTAAGAAACTTGATGTGGGTGTTGAAACACAGCTTGCCTTTGTGTATTTTATAGGAGACTCATTGAGTGACAATATAGGGCTCGACCAATCTAAATGCCTGTTTCCTGCAAAAACTATGGTTGAAAAAGGCATCAGGGTATCAAATGGTTCTGACAGCCCGGTGACACCATTTGACCCGCTATATGGGATATATTCATCTGTATTCAGAAAAACACTTACAGGGAAAAACTCTTCTGTTTACAGTAACAATGAATCACTTACCATTGAAGAGACGGTGAAAACATATACATCTGAAAGTGCAGCGGTAATTGGATGGAATGAAACAGGATCGCTGGAAACTGGCAAATTTTCAGATTTTACTGTCTGGGACCCTGATCCTGCAACAGCCGGGAAAAATATAGAAGATTATCTGCACATAAATCTTAAATCCATTACCCTTTAA
- a CDS encoding NAD(P)/FAD-dependent oxidoreductase: MLEYDIVIVGAGPAGSAAALKAASEGKKVLVIERGPEPGSKNVSGAEVRKDYITSVFGEGMPYERTVDTMKLSLYEKDKPVNIDFHPDGLVTTGRLKLDKWLSSVSEQAGATIIPKTTALKLNWENGIAKSLTTDRGDVAAKSFVLAEGVNALVSMNSGINVDWTPSNSVQAVKMVYSIKKGDLNNIFGFPDDDTGMSWRMIMSDPLVAGFMYTYKDSLAVGIGSPIKELVDRKIRPEALLDKFLETTGIAEKVKGYSLREYSAKVIPEGGFPETNVAKGNVYLCGDAIGLVDPLTFDGITPAIASGTLAGEAAVMNYDKEVYRYNLMKHPEISKIAKERKLESDFMTSNKAGEYINMVSSLLEGWAAGDLIGIRNTMVGNYRNIIPDLMSFVMRMR, from the coding sequence ATGCTTGAATATGATATTGTTATAGTTGGCGCAGGTCCAGCCGGATCAGCAGCCGCTCTGAAAGCGGCATCGGAAGGAAAGAAGGTTCTTGTTATTGAAAGGGGGCCTGAACCCGGTTCAAAGAACGTTTCAGGTGCAGAGGTCAGAAAGGATTACATAACATCTGTTTTCGGGGAAGGCATGCCATATGAAAGAACTGTTGATACCATGAAGCTTTCACTGTACGAAAAAGATAAGCCTGTAAATATTGATTTCCATCCTGACGGGCTTGTCACAACCGGAAGATTAAAACTCGATAAATGGCTTTCATCTGTATCCGAACAGGCAGGTGCTACTATTATTCCAAAAACCACAGCACTTAAGCTGAACTGGGAGAACGGGATTGCAAAATCACTTACAACAGACAGGGGAGATGTTGCTGCAAAATCTTTCGTTCTTGCAGAGGGTGTAAATGCCCTTGTATCCATGAACTCAGGAATAAATGTTGACTGGACACCTTCAAACTCTGTACAGGCCGTTAAAATGGTATACTCTATTAAAAAAGGAGACCTGAACAATATATTCGGTTTTCCAGATGACGATACAGGCATGTCCTGGAGAATGATTATGTCAGATCCACTTGTTGCTGGATTCATGTACACCTACAAGGATAGCCTGGCAGTTGGAATTGGTTCTCCAATAAAGGAACTTGTTGACAGGAAGATCAGGCCAGAGGCTCTGCTGGATAAATTCCTTGAAACAACGGGCATAGCGGAAAAGGTGAAGGGATACTCATTGAGGGAATACTCAGCCAAGGTTATACCTGAAGGAGGGTTCCCGGAAACAAATGTGGCAAAGGGCAATGTATACCTGTGTGGGGATGCAATCGGCCTTGTAGACCCGCTCACATTTGATGGGATAACCCCTGCTATAGCATCCGGAACACTTGCAGGTGAAGCAGCTGTTATGAACTACGATAAGGAAGTTTACCGGTATAACCTGATGAAACACCCGGAAATTTCAAAAATAGCTAAAGAAAGAAAATTGGAATCTGATTTCATGACCAGCAACAAAGCAGGAGAATACATAAACATGGTTTCTTCCCTTCTTGAAGGCTGGGCTGCTGGAGATTTGATTGGAATTAGAAATACCATGGTAGGTAATTATAGAAATATTATACCTGACCTGATGAGTTTTGTTATGAGGATGAGATAA
- a CDS encoding histidine phosphatase family protein, translating to MLVYMVRHGETYNNASAVFPLDDTELNENGLEQARETGKYLEQLYFDAVYSSPVLRVKQTLENMGIDRYITDNRLRDIGTGKLTGMKITEIESKDPAWYSTFQDGVENRYGVEKFSDLKKRVKEFIGSISGNGFKKVLIATHLEPIRGMYSLSTGVEGLPLTSLEISNCSISIFSVEGFDIELKGFNWLPLNNYPDRKNKSFN from the coding sequence ATGCTTGTATACATGGTAAGGCACGGTGAGACATATAATAATGCGTCTGCTGTATTTCCTCTTGATGATACTGAATTAAATGAAAATGGATTGGAACAGGCCAGGGAAACGGGAAAATATCTGGAACAGTTATATTTTGATGCTGTATACAGCAGCCCGGTTTTGCGGGTAAAACAAACACTTGAAAATATGGGAATTGATAGATATATCACGGACAACAGGCTAAGGGATATTGGCACAGGGAAGCTCACAGGAATGAAAATAACGGAAATTGAATCCAAGGATCCGGCGTGGTACTCAACATTTCAGGATGGGGTTGAGAACAGATACGGTGTGGAAAAGTTTTCTGATCTCAAAAAAAGGGTGAAGGAATTTATAGGTTCTATTTCAGGGAATGGTTTTAAGAAGGTACTTATTGCAACACACCTTGAACCGATCCGTGGTATGTATTCGCTGTCAACAGGAGTGGAGGGGCTGCCATTGACGAGTCTTGAAATTAGCAACTGTTCCATATCTATTTTCTCTGTTGAAGGTTTTGATATAGAATTGAAAGGGTTTAACTGGCTTCCACTAAACAACTACCCCGATAGGAAAAATAAATCTTTCAATTAA
- a CDS encoding CBS domain-containing protein: MTLEISNIMQKHPAYIDGASTIYDGAKKMTEENKGSLLLGSAESMKGIVTERDIIKAIAGGKSLTAPVGDVATKENLIVVHEDDSITKAAVLMSKHNIRHLIVKSENGAVTGVLSTRDLMRESYTLKELANVKNSDWFGSD; the protein is encoded by the coding sequence ATGACTCTCGAAATAAGTAATATCATGCAAAAACATCCTGCTTATATAGATGGTGCTTCAACTATATATGATGGGGCGAAGAAAATGACTGAAGAAAACAAAGGGTCTCTCCTGCTTGGTTCCGCCGAATCCATGAAAGGGATTGTTACGGAACGGGATATTATTAAGGCAATTGCCGGAGGAAAGTCTCTGACTGCACCGGTCGGGGACGTTGCAACAAAGGAGAACTTAATTGTTGTGCATGAGGATGACTCCATAACAAAGGCAGCTGTACTTATGAGCAAACATAATATAAGGCACCTCATAGTAAAATCGGAAAATGGTGCTGTAACGGGAGTTCTCTCTACAAGGGACCTGATGCGTGAGAGCTATACTTTGAAAGAATTGGCAAACGTAAAAAATTCAGATTGGTTTGGAAGTGATTAA
- a CDS encoding phosphoribosylaminoimidazolesuccinocarboxamide synthase, with amino-acid sequence MELLRKGKVKDVYDDGKDLVFKFSDRISVFDKIIPDSIPHKGESLCRTSTYWYNIVSSLGIDTDFIELVSDSEMKVKKFRQIDRGYKFLSNYMVPLEFITRYYLAGSAYDRVKSGEIDYHSLGFKNPPVYGEKLPDPFFEVSTKFEKFDRYLHTDEALEISGLDAGELCEIQETIFKIDRRINSSVESRGLIHADGKKEFALGLERKPVIIDTFGTLDEDRFWDKKDYENGQVNELSKEMVRQYYRKTGYHQKLYDARDNNQPEPDIEPLPENIVKTVSDLYIHMYEKITGLKW; translated from the coding sequence ATGGAACTTCTTAGAAAAGGCAAGGTAAAGGATGTATATGACGATGGAAAGGATCTGGTCTTTAAATTTTCGGACAGAATATCCGTATTCGATAAGATTATTCCAGATTCTATCCCACATAAGGGCGAATCACTGTGCAGAACCTCAACTTACTGGTATAATATTGTATCATCCCTGGGGATAGATACAGATTTTATTGAACTTGTGTCTGATTCAGAAATGAAAGTAAAAAAATTCAGGCAGATAGACCGCGGTTATAAATTTCTTTCAAATTATATGGTACCTCTGGAGTTTATAACAAGGTACTATCTTGCTGGTTCCGCCTATGACAGGGTAAAATCGGGGGAAATTGACTATCATTCCCTGGGTTTCAAGAATCCTCCTGTTTATGGAGAAAAACTTCCAGACCCATTTTTTGAAGTTTCAACAAAATTCGAAAAGTTTGATAGATATCTTCATACTGATGAGGCACTTGAAATTTCTGGCCTTGATGCCGGTGAATTATGCGAGATTCAGGAAACCATTTTTAAGATAGACAGAAGGATAAATAGTTCTGTGGAAAGCAGGGGGCTTATTCATGCCGATGGAAAGAAAGAATTTGCACTGGGCCTTGAAAGAAAACCGGTAATAATTGATACATTCGGCACGCTGGATGAAGACAGGTTCTGGGATAAGAAAGATTATGAGAACGGGCAGGTAAATGAACTCAGCAAGGAAATGGTAAGGCAATATTACAGAAAAACAGGATACCACCAGAAACTCTATGATGCCAGGGATAATAATCAACCGGAGCCGGATATAGAACCTTTGCCGGAAAATATTGTTAAAACAGTTTCAGATTTATACATTCATATGTACGAAAAAATAACTGGATTAAAGTGGTGA
- a CDS encoding RNA-guided endonuclease InsQ/TnpB family protein: MLKTLQIKLLPEDNQKDILLNTFKKFNEACNFVSKIAWDNKIYNKISLQKLVYYDIRNKFGLSAQLTIRVIAKVVDTYMVDRSIFHEFREYGSIVYDQRIMSFKGMDEVSLNTIKGRIKIPITIGKYADIPFDMVRGQCDLVRKHKIFYLMVSVDIKEEPVIEPKNVIGVDMGIANISVDSTGKYYSGDEIKNVREHNLDLRSRLQSVNTRSAKRHLKKLSGKEHRFATNTNHIISKEIVNKAKGTSSAIAIEDLTGIKMRTTVKKGNRYIHNSWAFYQLRLFIEYKAIEAGIPVIVIDPHNTSRECPNCHTISKKNRPERSIFKCISCGLKGEADYIASLNIRNRAVANQPIVAGDFFVHCDTLVASSLL, from the coding sequence GTGCTTAAAACCCTTCAAATCAAATTGCTTCCAGAGGATAATCAGAAAGATATACTCCTTAACACATTTAAAAAGTTCAATGAAGCATGTAATTTTGTCTCTAAAATAGCATGGGATAATAAAATATATAATAAAATCTCTTTGCAGAAATTAGTATATTATGATATCAGAAACAAATTCGGGTTATCAGCACAGTTAACCATAAGAGTTATTGCAAAGGTTGTGGACACATATATGGTTGATAGATCAATATTCCATGAATTCCGGGAATACGGAAGCATTGTATATGACCAGAGAATTATGAGTTTTAAAGGCATGGATGAAGTAAGCCTTAACACCATTAAGGGAAGAATAAAAATACCTATAACCATTGGAAAATATGCTGATATACCCTTTGATATGGTAAGGGGCCAATGTGACCTTGTAAGAAAGCATAAAATTTTCTATTTAATGGTAAGCGTTGATATAAAGGAAGAACCAGTTATAGAACCTAAGAATGTTATAGGTGTAGATATGGGCATTGCTAATATCTCCGTAGATTCTACAGGCAAATATTATTCCGGAGATGAGATCAAGAATGTAAGAGAACACAATTTAGATCTCCGCTCCAGATTGCAATCAGTAAATACCAGATCAGCAAAAAGGCATCTTAAGAAACTTTCAGGAAAGGAACATAGATTTGCCACCAATACCAACCATATAATATCTAAAGAAATAGTAAATAAAGCCAAAGGCACCTCTTCTGCAATTGCCATTGAAGATCTTACCGGCATTAAAATGAGGACAACTGTTAAGAAAGGAAATAGATATATTCATAATTCATGGGCTTTCTACCAGCTCAGGTTATTCATAGAGTATAAGGCAATAGAAGCAGGAATACCTGTTATTGTTATAGACCCACATAACACGAGCAGGGAATGCCCCAACTGCCATACTATATCTAAAAAGAATCGGCCTGAGAGATCTATATTTAAATGCATTTCCTGTGGATTAAAGGGAGAAGCAGATTATATTGCTTCCCTCAATATCAGGAACAGGGCTGTTGCCAACCAGCCTATTGTAGCGGGTGATTTTTTTGTCCATTGTGACACCCTGGTTGCAAGCTCACTGCTTTAG
- the gltA gene encoding citrate synthase, giving the protein MAVSLGLEDVFIKYTGLTFIDGNAGVLRYRGYDINDLVQNTGFEEVCYLMTNGELPNSQQLAEFKKSVKEHYKLPDHVMELISDLPREADTLTMMETAFASLSSGDYQWNKENDRKQVPKILGENLGIISNIYRHKMGMGLQNPDPKYDYAEAFLRNCFGNADEKKISAMNAALVIYVDHEVPASTTAALVASSTLSDMYSCITAATAALKGPLHGGAAEAAYKQLLDIGNVDNVENWFKTNILDGKRRLMGFGHRVYRTYDPRMKIFKKLATTLEQTDEQKKLFEIAVKLEELGVKEFGGKGIYPNTDYYSGIVFNEIGFPIYMFTTLFGFSRVLGWLSHITEYVEEEERLIRPRAVYTGPDKRDFVKMQDRK; this is encoded by the coding sequence ATGGCAGTAAGTTTGGGATTGGAAGATGTATTCATAAAATATACAGGGTTAACATTTATAGATGGAAACGCAGGCGTGCTAAGATACAGGGGATATGACATAAACGATCTTGTCCAGAATACTGGATTCGAGGAAGTGTGCTATCTCATGACCAATGGGGAGCTACCGAATAGCCAGCAGCTGGCAGAATTTAAAAAATCTGTTAAGGAACATTATAAGCTGCCTGACCATGTTATGGAATTAATATCTGACCTGCCAAGGGAAGCGGATACACTTACAATGATGGAAACCGCATTTGCCTCTCTCTCCTCAGGTGATTACCAGTGGAATAAGGAAAATGACAGAAAACAGGTTCCAAAAATCCTCGGGGAAAATTTGGGAATAATATCAAATATATACAGGCACAAGATGGGAATGGGACTCCAGAATCCTGACCCGAAATACGACTACGCCGAAGCATTTCTAAGGAACTGCTTTGGAAATGCTGATGAGAAAAAGATTTCTGCAATGAATGCTGCTCTTGTTATATACGTTGACCATGAGGTCCCTGCTTCTACAACAGCAGCCCTTGTTGCTTCTTCTACTCTTTCCGATATGTATTCATGCATAACAGCAGCTACTGCTGCACTTAAAGGCCCGCTGCATGGTGGAGCAGCTGAAGCGGCATATAAGCAGTTGCTTGACATAGGAAATGTTGACAATGTGGAGAACTGGTTCAAAACAAACATATTAGATGGCAAGAGAAGACTAATGGGATTCGGGCACAGGGTTTACAGGACATATGACCCGAGAATGAAAATATTCAAGAAACTGGCAACTACACTGGAACAGACAGATGAGCAGAAAAAACTCTTTGAAATTGCAGTGAAACTCGAGGAACTTGGTGTAAAGGAATTCGGTGGCAAAGGAATATATCCAAATACAGATTATTATTCCGGCATAGTTTTCAATGAAATCGGCTTCCCCATATACATGTTTACAACCCTGTTTGGATTTTCCAGGGTTCTCGGATGGCTTTCACATATAACAGAGTATGTAGAGGAAGAGGAGAGGTTAATCAGGCCCAGGGCAGTGTATACAGGACCGGACAAACGTGATTTTGTGAAAATGCAGGATAGAAAATAA
- a CDS encoding MBL fold metallo-hydrolase, translating into MEEIYFLNDGTYELDSGAYFGIVPKVLWSKYISDNNNKIRITTNIPFLRVNDKNILVDAGIGNNFSDRFRRIFVPEKNNDIADSLENDYHIKGVDNIILSHMHFDHNGHIFSGNKLFRNSQIIMQEKELKAFRHPNDFTRGSYIPGKIHGKIKTIDGSRKITGNITAINTGGHTEGHMVIFFEINSKKYMYGGDLFPSSFHLKPYYITAIDSYPIETLKMKKKLLKKAINENISIIFNHDNKNIMGKVYGSAEKPEIEFGNP; encoded by the coding sequence ATGGAAGAAATCTATTTTTTAAACGATGGCACATATGAGCTTGATTCAGGAGCTTATTTCGGTATAGTTCCAAAAGTATTATGGTCGAAATATATCAGTGATAATAACAATAAAATAAGGATTACAACAAATATTCCATTTTTACGTGTAAACGATAAAAATATACTGGTGGATGCAGGGATCGGAAATAATTTTTCTGACAGGTTCCGTAGAATATTCGTGCCGGAGAAAAATAATGACATTGCAGATTCCCTGGAAAACGATTATCATATAAAGGGAGTTGATAACATTATACTATCACACATGCATTTTGACCACAATGGCCATATATTCTCTGGAAATAAATTATTCAGGAACTCGCAGATAATAATGCAGGAAAAAGAGCTAAAAGCCTTCAGGCATCCAAATGACTTTACAAGAGGGAGTTACATTCCTGGCAAAATTCATGGAAAAATTAAAACTATTGATGGCTCCAGAAAGATTACCGGCAACATAACAGCTATAAATACGGGCGGGCACACGGAAGGGCACATGGTAATATTCTTTGAAATAAATTCAAAAAAATATATGTATGGCGGGGATTTATTTCCATCATCATTCCACCTGAAACCATACTATATCACAGCCATAGATTCATACCCCATTGAAACACTGAAGATGAAGAAAAAACTCTTAAAAAAAGCTATAAATGAAAATATATCGATAATATTTAACCATGATAATAAAAATATAATGGGAAAAGTTTACGGAAGTGCAGAAAAACCTGAAATAGAATTTGGAAACCCATAA
- a CDS encoding pyridoxal-phosphate dependent enzyme yields MSLFNEIAMESNKIGIGNTPLFKIGETGIYSKLEYYNRFRSIKDRAAFFMIDYALKSGELRSDQTIIEASSGNTGIAIAGISSILNLKNEIVIPESAPDATKKLLSSFGSRVVTTPGNSTENSINYVEDMIEKYPEKYYRLSQHANIMNSNAHYYGTGPEINEKLEHIDNLVVGVGTGGTITGLARYFKEKYNINVTGVLPAEGSRIVGLRNPFKSNHRVLLDTYKSLIDNFVTVSEDDAYEGVRQLKAKYNLLCWPFVGC; encoded by the coding sequence ATGTCACTATTTAATGAAATTGCTATGGAATCCAATAAAATTGGAATTGGAAACACACCACTATTCAAAATAGGAGAAACAGGAATATATTCTAAACTTGAATATTACAATCGCTTCAGGTCAATTAAGGATCGGGCAGCATTTTTTATGATAGATTATGCACTTAAAAGCGGAGAGTTGCGAAGCGACCAGACTATTATAGAAGCATCATCAGGAAATACCGGTATTGCTATTGCTGGAATTTCAAGTATACTTAACTTAAAAAACGAGATAGTCATTCCGGAATCGGCACCTGACGCCACGAAGAAATTGCTTTCAAGTTTTGGTTCCAGAGTTGTAACAACTCCAGGCAATAGCACAGAAAACTCAATAAACTATGTAGAAGACATGATAGAAAAATATCCGGAAAAATACTACAGGCTAAGCCAGCATGCAAATATTATGAATTCTAACGCCCATTATTACGGAACCGGGCCTGAAATTAATGAAAAATTGGAGCATATTGACAATCTCGTGGTGGGAGTAGGCACCGGTGGGACTATTACAGGGCTTGCCAGATATTTTAAGGAAAAATACAACATAAATGTCACAGGCGTACTTCCAGCAGAAGGGTCAAGAATAGTTGGACTGCGCAATCCATTTAAATCAAACCACAGAGTTCTTCTTGATACCTATAAATCTCTTATAGATAATTTTGTAACCGTCTCGGAAGACGATGCATATGAGGGTGTCAGGCAACTCAAGGCTAAATATAACTTACTCTGTTGGCCCTTCGTCGGGTGCTAA
- a CDS encoding FAD-binding protein translates to MKGINIVVSVKQVPDADDLRIDPVTNNLVREGVPAIINPPDLHAIEEALRLKEKYGGTVSIVSMGPPKGDITLRESVAMGADNVYLVTDAAMVGSDTWATSYTISRSIEKIGKPDIILFGRRALDGETQQVGPQTAMWLGIPEVAYTDKIIDIDMETKIARLQRTTEFDTETVEVKMPFVATITENSNSPREATLEGMIKSITFPVTRYSKTDINADPKMIGLAASPTKVIRVRPPPKMRNPEIIKNEDLNKTVDFLISKIKGSLTGMKAMEEAYQKPEPVTKVEDSIWVYIDHFDGELNKTSLEILGAARRVADLMSTKLGAIIIGTGDENLIDEAFKYGADEAYYCETDNAKRYDNDIYTQALGMMINKYKPNSLFFPGTYNSRELAATTAIKVNTGLIADCIIFDVDEKGQLQATRPDFGGKETSTIICPNNKPVMVTTRAGVFSALPERDFKGKVIKDKLEKPVSRFKITDYKNIEKTNALAAAQVVVGVGRGIVNKDNIKLAEDLAKKIGGIVGVSKPLADSDWYPKDRQVGQTGTTIKPNLYIAMGISGAIQHLVGIQGSKRIIAINSDPDAQIFENCDYGVVGDIFQIVPELIKKIGDLNA, encoded by the coding sequence ATGAAAGGCATTAATATTGTTGTTTCTGTAAAGCAGGTTCCGGATGCCGACGATTTAAGGATCGATCCGGTAACAAATAATCTGGTCAGGGAGGGCGTGCCGGCCATTATTAATCCTCCTGATTTGCACGCCATAGAGGAGGCTCTCAGATTAAAGGAAAAATATGGTGGAACCGTTTCAATAGTTTCTATGGGTCCGCCTAAGGGTGATATTACACTCCGGGAATCCGTTGCAATGGGCGCCGACAATGTCTATTTAGTTACAGATGCGGCTATGGTTGGATCAGATACATGGGCAACATCATATACCATATCCAGAAGCATTGAAAAAATAGGAAAGCCTGATATAATTTTATTCGGAAGGAGGGCCCTGGATGGGGAAACACAGCAGGTAGGCCCACAAACAGCAATGTGGCTTGGAATTCCTGAAGTTGCTTACACCGATAAAATTATAGACATAGATATGGAAACAAAAATTGCCAGATTGCAGAGAACTACAGAATTTGATACTGAAACTGTAGAGGTCAAGATGCCATTTGTTGCGACAATTACGGAAAATTCCAACAGTCCAAGGGAAGCCACGCTTGAAGGCATGATTAAATCAATAACATTCCCTGTTACCAGATATTCAAAAACTGATATAAACGCTGACCCGAAAATGATCGGGTTAGCAGCATCTCCCACAAAAGTTATACGGGTAAGGCCACCGCCTAAAATGAGAAATCCAGAAATTATAAAAAATGAAGATTTAAACAAAACGGTTGATTTTCTTATATCAAAGATCAAAGGTTCCCTTACAGGAATGAAGGCAATGGAGGAGGCATATCAAAAACCTGAACCGGTTACAAAGGTTGAAGATAGTATATGGGTATACATAGACCATTTTGACGGTGAATTGAACAAAACCTCACTTGAAATTCTTGGTGCAGCCAGGAGAGTAGCTGATTTGATGAGCACTAAACTGGGGGCAATTATAATCGGCACAGGAGATGAGAACCTGATTGATGAGGCCTTTAAGTATGGAGCTGATGAAGCCTATTACTGCGAAACTGACAATGCAAAGAGGTATGACAATGATATCTATACCCAGGCTCTGGGAATGATGATTAATAAATATAAGCCGAACTCACTCTTTTTCCCGGGAACATATAATTCCAGGGAACTGGCAGCCACAACCGCAATAAAGGTCAACACAGGGTTAATAGCGGATTGCATTATATTTGATGTTGATGAAAAAGGGCAGTTGCAGGCAACAAGGCCTGATTTCGGTGGAAAGGAAACATCTACAATTATATGCCCAAACAATAAGCCCGTAATGGTGACAACAAGGGCAGGCGTATTCTCAGCACTGCCAGAACGTGATTTTAAGGGTAAGGTAATTAAAGACAAACTGGAAAAACCCGTTTCCAGATTCAAAATCACAGATTACAAGAATATAGAAAAAACCAATGCCCTTGCAGCCGCACAGGTTGTAGTTGGAGTTGGAAGGGGAATTGTAAATAAAGACAACATAAAATTAGCTGAAGACCTGGCAAAGAAAATTGGTGGAATAGTGGGTGTAAGCAAACCACTTGCAGATTCTGACTGGTATCCAAAGGATAGGCAGGTAGGGCAGACAGGAACAACAATAAAGCCTAACTTATACATTGCCATGGGAATATCGGGAGCTATACAGCATCTTGTAGGAATACAGGGTTCCAAGAGAATAATAGCTATCAACTCAGACCCTGATGCCCAGATATTTGAAAACTGCGACTATGGAGTTGTAGGTGATATATTCCAGATAGTTCCAGAACTGATTAAAAAAATTGGTGATTTAAATGCTTGA
- a CDS encoding ferredoxin family protein, whose amino-acid sequence MRTEEKLYTLRYKKDDKSHLGIKDVNTCLECTERFGEPQPCVSICPANVFTWENNRIIIGYENCVECGASRIACPYDNIDWNYPRFGKGIALRYA is encoded by the coding sequence ATGAGAACAGAAGAGAAATTATATACACTGAGATATAAAAAGGACGATAAATCACATCTTGGCATTAAGGATGTAAATACCTGCCTTGAATGCACTGAGAGATTTGGCGAGCCACAGCCGTGTGTATCCATTTGCCCGGCAAATGTTTTTACATGGGAAAACAACAGGATAATCATAGGATATGAAAATTGTGTTGAATGCGGTGCTTCAAGAATAGCCTGCCCCTATGACAATATTGACTGGAACTATCCCAGATTCGGAAAAGGAATCGCGTTGAGATACGCGTAA